One Marinilabiliales bacterium DNA segment encodes these proteins:
- a CDS encoding sodium:solute symporter family protein produces MNIYLTVILSYFLFIILVSLFTKRIASRSAADFLVAGRNLGLIACAVVVASEWLGGMSTIGVSEKAFTSGTMQPVLYNISTAFGMIIIGFTVARYYREKNVHTVSEMLESLFGKRTRSVSAVAFLAAYITLSYVQLQTCASVLGPLFDISWTNAVLISSIVITAYTYVGGMHALAITGIIHVAAMFIGTGIALVVGLDKINGFEALSLRLVELGSPANWYNPFSGGMSYAMSLIVGGVLGGMAGQASIQPIFAARNVKTARNSAILSSLIIAPFGIMVALLGLIALTGYFIDAEAVTNPKMVLPTLMTTEEFIHPFFGGLALAGILAAILSTVGPVNFAVVTIATKDIYHSLINKTAVDQKIVATARRLVILVNFVTIPMAIFIHGAILDAAYVSYAIRAIGAIVIILGIYRRGWISSEGVRWAFAGGTAAVLLAVAGNKLGWFRIEETFVGVGSAILFIIAGNIREKLRRSGSH; encoded by the coding sequence ATGAACATTTATCTGACGGTAATATTAAGCTATTTCCTGTTCATCATACTTGTTTCGCTTTTCACCAAGCGTATTGCAAGCAGGTCTGCCGCCGATTTCCTGGTGGCCGGAAGGAATCTGGGACTGATAGCATGTGCGGTAGTGGTAGCATCGGAGTGGCTTGGCGGCATGAGCACCATCGGGGTCAGTGAAAAAGCCTTTACTTCGGGCACGATGCAGCCTGTACTCTACAATATATCCACTGCCTTTGGCATGATCATCATAGGGTTTACCGTTGCCCGGTATTACCGTGAGAAGAACGTACATACGGTAAGCGAGATGCTTGAGAGTCTTTTCGGCAAGCGTACAAGGAGTGTTTCGGCAGTAGCATTCCTTGCAGCCTATATAACCCTTTCATATGTGCAGCTGCAGACCTGTGCAAGTGTCCTTGGCCCCCTTTTCGACATAAGCTGGACCAATGCTGTGCTTATATCGTCGATAGTGATAACAGCCTACACCTATGTTGGCGGTATGCACGCGCTGGCTATCACAGGGATCATACACGTAGCGGCTATGTTCATCGGAACAGGTATTGCTCTTGTTGTGGGGCTGGACAAGATTAATGGCTTCGAAGCTCTTTCCCTGCGTCTTGTGGAGCTGGGGTCGCCGGCCAACTGGTACAATCCCTTCAGCGGGGGCATGTCGTATGCCATGTCGCTTATAGTCGGCGGAGTGCTGGGCGGTATGGCCGGCCAGGCAAGCATCCAGCCCATATTTGCAGCACGCAATGTTAAAACGGCAAGGAATTCTGCAATCCTTTCGAGCCTTATAATTGCCCCTTTCGGGATCATGGTGGCACTGCTCGGCCTTATTGCCCTGACAGGCTACTTTATAGATGCTGAAGCCGTTACAAATCCGAAGATGGTGCTTCCAACCCTGATGACAACCGAGGAGTTTATCCACCCGTTTTTCGGGGGACTGGCACTGGCGGGCATACTGGCTGCCATTCTCTCAACGGTGGGTCCTGTAAACTTCGCGGTGGTCACCATAGCCACCAAGGATATCTACCACAGCCTTATAAACAAGACGGCGGTGGACCAGAAGATAGTTGCCACGGCACGAAGGCTGGTCATCCTGGTCAACTTCGTAACTATTCCCATGGCGATATTCATTCACGGTGCAATACTTGATGCTGCATATGTATCCTACGCAATAAGGGCCATAGGTGCCATAGTGATAATACTTGGTATTTACCGCAGGGGCTGGATAAGCTCTGAAGGGGTGAGATGGGCTTTTGCCGGAGGTACGGCGGCTGTGCTCCTTGCAGTTGCCGGCAATAAATTGGGCTGGTTCAGGATAGAAGAGACCTTTGTAGGTGTGGGCTCGGCAATACTGTTCATTATAGCCGGAAACATCAGGGAAAAGCTCAGAAGATCAGGATCCCATTAA
- a CDS encoding CoA transferase: METPLKGIMVTELANVLAGPSVGLFLAEMGATVIKVENVKSCGDVTRHWKLPVENPDTDISSYFSCVNWGKQSLAVDMSTGDGLEIVNRLVRKSDILLSSYKPGDAEKLKVDYNSLKALNEKLIYAHVTGYGPDNPRAGYDAIIQAESGFTYMNGEPGGNPTKMPVALMDVLAAHQMKEAILLALLSRERGGGGQFIEASLLRSGVASLANQATNWLVGRSIPRRMGSDHPNIVPYGTIFSTADGKEIVLAVGTDKQFGELCRLLGRPEMAYDERFVKNYNRVVNSEELKRVLQELIGGYERKEILELLESRRVPAGGVFNMKEVFETPEAASMLIEAPFNSGSIKGVSSVAFSSDRIEVARNLLPPPHYGEHSKQILTNLLGYSGDRIDELLKNNVIYAS; the protein is encoded by the coding sequence ATGGAAACTCCGCTAAAGGGTATTATGGTTACCGAACTTGCCAACGTGCTGGCCGGACCCAGCGTGGGATTGTTCCTGGCCGAGATGGGCGCCACGGTGATCAAGGTTGAGAACGTAAAGTCGTGCGGTGACGTGACCAGGCACTGGAAGCTTCCGGTGGAGAACCCGGATACCGATATATCAAGCTACTTTTCATGCGTTAACTGGGGGAAGCAGTCCCTCGCCGTTGACATGAGCACCGGCGACGGACTGGAGATTGTCAACCGGCTGGTTCGCAAAAGCGATATCCTTCTTTCCAGCTACAAGCCCGGCGACGCCGAAAAGCTGAAGGTGGACTATAACTCGCTTAAGGCCCTTAACGAAAAACTAATCTACGCGCATGTGACGGGATACGGCCCGGATAATCCAAGGGCGGGTTATGATGCCATCATACAGGCTGAGAGCGGTTTTACCTATATGAACGGTGAGCCCGGTGGTAACCCGACCAAGATGCCGGTTGCGCTGATGGATGTGCTGGCGGCTCACCAGATGAAGGAGGCCATACTTCTTGCCCTGCTTTCACGTGAAAGGGGAGGCGGGGGACAGTTTATAGAGGCTTCGCTGCTCAGATCGGGCGTTGCATCACTGGCAAACCAGGCCACAAACTGGCTGGTGGGCCGGTCGATACCCCGGAGGATGGGGTCGGACCATCCAAACATAGTGCCATACGGTACCATCTTTTCAACTGCAGACGGAAAAGAGATAGTGCTTGCGGTAGGCACCGACAAACAGTTCGGTGAGCTGTGCCGTTTGCTGGGGAGACCGGAGATGGCTTATGATGAGAGGTTTGTTAAGAATTACAACAGGGTTGTCAACAGTGAAGAGCTCAAGAGGGTGCTCCAGGAACTCATTGGCGGGTATGAAAGAAAAGAGATACTTGAGCTGCTGGAGAGCAGGCGTGTACCTGCGGGCGGGGTGTTTAACATGAAAGAGGTTTTTGAAACGCCCGAAGCAGCCTCGATGCTGATTGAGGCGCCATTCAACTCAGGATCGATAAAGGGGGTCAGCTCAGTTGCTTTTTCATCAGACCGGATAGAGGTCGCCAGAAATCTTCTGCCGCCTCCGCACTATGGTGAACACAGCAAACAGATACTGACAAACCTGCTGGGATATTCCGGGGACAGGATTGATGAACTCCTGAAAAACAATGTGATATATGCAAGTTAA